A stretch of DNA from Negativicoccus succinicivorans:
ACGCAGCCCCTCAAGCTCCGCCCGCGCTTGACGGTTACCTTTAATCATTCGCGCGAGCCTCTCTGACCCTGATTGCGTTTTCCAGTGCCACCAAGGCCTGAAGCACGTAAAAGTATTTCGGCTGCGCGGCCAAGTACCGCACGGCCAAGGTAAGATCCTGATCAAGCCCCTTATCCATGGCATACTCCATCGCGCCGATGCTTTCCACTTTCTCTTGGTGATGGTCAAGATAGCGTTTAATATACCAGCGAGCCTTTCGTAAGTCCTCTAATTCGGTATCTTTAGATTTTTTAC
This window harbors:
- a CDS encoding DUF3310 domain-containing protein translates to MNNDIINHPAHYTDGKFETIEALESWRLGYHLGNAVKYISRAGKKSKDTELEDLRKARWYIKRYLDHHQEKVESIGAMEYAMDKGLDQDLTLAVRYLAAQPKYFYVLQALVALENAIRVREARAND